One window of Paenibacillus sp. FSL K6-3182 genomic DNA carries:
- a CDS encoding sporulation protein YjcZ, translated as MGGFVGGANHNVGIILVLFILLVIIACSCGIFGGGCGY; from the coding sequence ATGGGTGGATTTGTTGGTGGTGCTAATCACAATGTTGGTATTATCCTGGTTCTGTTCATTTTGTTGGTGATTATAGCTTGTAGTTGCGGCATCTTTGGCGGCGGCTGTGGCTACTAA
- a CDS encoding NAD(P)-dependent alcohol dehydrogenase translates to MKVYEINGEFGIDRLKASDRPIPVPRSNEVVIKMHAVSLNARDLGVINGFYNPNLNTPLIPVSDGVGEVVSLGENSNKFKIGDRVSGIFTQSWITGEPTQQNWVSTLGSPLNGLLAEFVVLPEEGLVHVPDRLTDIEAATLPCAGVTAWHALIEEGKIKAGDTVVVQGTGGVSLFALQFAKLYGATVIVTSSSDEKLNRAKEIGADFGINYKQTPEWDKAVLALTEGRGADHIVDLGGSATLNRSISALRVGGHISMIGGLSGFRVEGFDIIPAIVRKARLQAINVGSRVMFEAMNFAIEHSELHPIVDSVYPFEHAVDALQYLTKGSYFGKVVISFKH, encoded by the coding sequence CGAAATTAACGGTGAATTTGGAATTGATCGATTGAAGGCATCCGACCGCCCAATACCAGTGCCCCGTTCAAATGAAGTTGTTATCAAAATGCATGCGGTTTCTTTAAACGCTAGAGATTTGGGCGTTATCAATGGGTTTTATAACCCCAATTTAAATACGCCATTAATTCCAGTATCTGATGGTGTAGGTGAAGTTGTGTCCCTGGGAGAAAACTCAAACAAATTCAAAATTGGGGATAGAGTAAGTGGAATTTTTACTCAAAGCTGGATTACTGGTGAGCCGACACAACAAAACTGGGTAAGTACACTAGGCAGTCCGTTGAATGGACTGCTCGCGGAATTTGTTGTGCTGCCAGAAGAAGGGTTAGTTCATGTACCTGATCGATTGACGGATATAGAAGCGGCAACCCTGCCTTGTGCAGGCGTGACAGCATGGCATGCTCTCATTGAGGAAGGCAAGATTAAAGCGGGTGATACCGTTGTCGTACAGGGGACAGGTGGCGTCTCCTTGTTCGCACTTCAATTCGCAAAACTGTATGGAGCAACTGTTATTGTAACATCAAGCAGTGACGAGAAGCTTAATAGAGCGAAGGAAATTGGGGCGGATTTTGGCATTAACTATAAGCAAACACCCGAATGGGATAAGGCTGTACTTGCACTGACGGAGGGACGTGGAGCAGACCATATCGTTGATCTCGGCGGATCAGCTACGTTAAATAGATCGATCTCAGCACTCCGTGTAGGTGGACATATCAGCATGATCGGCGGTCTATCGGGGTTTCGTGTAGAAGGATTTGACATTATCCCTGCAATTGTTAGAAAAGCGCGTCTTCAAGCGATCAACGTAGGCAGCCGGGTCATGTTTGAAGCGATGAATTTTGCTATTGAACATAGCGAGCTACATCCCATAGTTGATTCAGTGTATCCATTTGAACATGCAGTAGATGCGCTTCAGTACTTGACGAAGGGGTCATACTTTGGGAAAGTTGTTATTTCATTTAAACATTAA